From Hyphomicrobiales bacterium:
GACGGCGACGGCGTCCATATCCGCCTGATGGTGACGCGTGGCGTCAAGGCGACGCCCTATCAGGACCCCCGCGTGACGATCGGCGCGGCGACCGTCATCATCATCCCCGAATACAAGAACCCGTCGGACGGCGTCACAGCCAATGGCGTGCGCCTCTACACCGTCGCGCAGCGCCGCACCGCGCCCGACATGCAGGACCAGAAACTCAATTCGCATTCGAAGCTGAACTGCATTCTCGCCTGCATCCAGGCGACCAAGGCCGGCGCCGACGAAGCGCTGATGCTCGACCCCGACGGCTGCGTCGCGACCTGCAATTCAACCCATTTCTTCATCGTCAAGAACGGCGAGGTGTGGACCTCGGACGGCGTCTACTGTCTCGGCGGTATCACGCGCGGCAACGTCATCCGCGTCTGTCGCGAGGCCGGCATCCCGGTCTATGAGAAGCGCTTCACCCTGTTCGACGTCTATGGTGCGGACGAAGCCTTCGTCACCGGCACTT
This genomic window contains:
- a CDS encoding aminotransferase class IV, which codes for MSTGTHEYADDPRNANILISVNGDLVPRDKAVVSVFDSGFILGDGVWEGLRVVDGRIAFLDDHLDRLYVGAKALDFDIGLTKAEMAARLFDCLDANGMDGDGVHIRLMVTRGVKATPYQDPRVTIGAATVIIIPEYKNPSDGVTANGVRLYTVAQRRTAPDMQDQKLNSHSKLNCILACIQATKAGADEALMLDPDGCVATCNSTHFFIVKNGEVWTSDGVYCLGGITRGNVIRVCREAGIPVYEKRFTLFDVYGADEAFVTGTFAGLAPVVEVDGRTIGERTDADDATGPVTRQLRALYKDLARREARGR